One genomic segment of Brevibacillus laterosporus LMG 15441 includes these proteins:
- a CDS encoding Bax inhibitor-1/YccA family protein: protein MNENYSEQVYREESNFPKILRLFAISLLVSTIGSAVGTAFVPPAFILPLVVVELLMLIGAFFMRRKGVRIGYGFLFAFVFISGITLGPTLQYYAMKNGALLVNAAFLITTVIFISLAGYAYVSKRDFSSIGGFLFAALIGLILLQVLNLFIPLGTGMQLLIASGGILIFSGYILYDVSQFKHGVEEDDVPMAVISLYLDFINLFLSLLRLLGILNSDD, encoded by the coding sequence TTGAACGAGAATTATTCGGAGCAAGTGTATCGGGAAGAGAGTAACTTTCCTAAAATTTTGAGATTGTTTGCGATTTCACTGCTGGTGTCTACTATTGGTAGTGCGGTAGGAACAGCATTTGTTCCCCCGGCCTTTATCCTGCCACTGGTAGTTGTTGAATTGCTAATGCTGATTGGCGCCTTTTTTATGCGTAGAAAGGGTGTTCGAATCGGGTATGGATTCTTATTTGCCTTTGTATTCATCAGTGGAATCACGCTTGGGCCAACTCTACAATACTACGCAATGAAAAATGGGGCCTTGCTGGTTAACGCAGCTTTCCTCATCACTACAGTTATCTTTATTTCATTGGCCGGTTATGCTTATGTGTCCAAACGTGACTTCAGTTCAATCGGCGGCTTTTTGTTTGCAGCTCTTATTGGCTTGATTCTTTTACAGGTGCTAAATCTGTTTATTCCATTAGGAACGGGAATGCAGCTATTAATAGCATCTGGCGGGATTTTGATTTTTAGCGGCTATATTCTATATGATGTGTCTCAGTTCAAGCATGGGGTAGAAGAAGATGATGTCCCAATGGCTGTTATTTCGCTTTACCTCGATTTTATCAATTTGTTCTTGTCGTTGCTCCGTCTTTTAGGAATTTTAAATAGTGATGATTAG
- a CDS encoding DUF58 domain-containing protein, which yields MKQRKYNKALLALLVLICYVYAQFQGGFVSWFLFYSACILGIYEGLTYLLMFATLEVTREVDRQRLKEGDDVMITLTFRRRFWFPLGWNLIVEPLPDKLSGYFEPHQQVIFPGFKREQVIHYLIPAIPRGHYQMKECILVGGDFFGFLHRQKKIELFNDFLVYPSYKQISHWSAGDGRISGNVHVAHLRSDDVAAVRGVREYQRGDRLSQIHWRASARGHGLKTKEFEHQAMNQLIFFLDVQKPASTQIHHHIFETSVKLTASLIYYSSINMHSYGFVARGKERIIIPPAISQQHFFRVFDQLARVHSDGEDSFARVIGREAMEFPKGYTLALITSALTKDLVLQVGNLARSGRNIQLFWVHDHVIPTVEENEALKRLRSVKVMCTPVHVDAYEELKQIGGA from the coding sequence ATGAAACAGAGAAAGTATAACAAAGCCTTATTGGCGCTATTAGTGCTGATTTGTTATGTATATGCACAATTTCAAGGTGGTTTTGTCAGTTGGTTTTTATTTTATAGCGCTTGTATACTTGGAATTTATGAAGGATTAACATACTTGTTGATGTTTGCAACCTTGGAGGTTACGCGAGAGGTGGATCGCCAAAGACTTAAGGAAGGCGATGATGTAATGATAACACTAACCTTCCGCAGAAGATTTTGGTTTCCGCTTGGCTGGAACTTGATTGTCGAACCTCTTCCTGATAAATTATCAGGTTACTTTGAACCGCATCAACAAGTAATCTTTCCAGGATTCAAAAGAGAACAGGTCATTCATTATTTAATTCCAGCCATCCCACGTGGACATTACCAGATGAAAGAATGCATTCTGGTCGGTGGCGACTTTTTTGGCTTTTTACATCGCCAGAAGAAAATAGAGCTTTTTAATGATTTTTTGGTTTACCCTAGCTATAAGCAAATTAGCCATTGGTCCGCAGGAGACGGGCGTATTAGTGGCAATGTACATGTAGCACACCTGCGTTCAGATGATGTAGCAGCTGTCAGAGGCGTCCGAGAGTACCAGAGAGGGGATCGGTTAAGCCAGATTCATTGGAGGGCATCTGCTAGGGGCCACGGGCTTAAAACGAAGGAATTTGAACATCAGGCTATGAATCAGTTAATTTTCTTTCTAGACGTACAGAAGCCTGCATCAACTCAAATTCATCATCATATTTTTGAAACCAGTGTAAAGCTGACTGCCAGCCTTATTTACTATTCAAGCATTAATATGCATTCGTATGGTTTTGTAGCACGCGGAAAAGAGCGAATCATTATACCGCCAGCTATTTCACAGCAGCATTTTTTTCGGGTATTTGATCAGCTAGCCAGAGTTCATTCGGATGGCGAAGATTCTTTTGCGAGAGTGATCGGGAGGGAGGCAATGGAATTTCCCAAAGGATATACTCTAGCACTGATTACCTCTGCATTGACAAAAGACCTCGTGCTGCAAGTGGGCAATTTAGCTAGGTCTGGACGTAACATTCAATTGTTCTGGGTACACGATCATGTGATTCCAACTGTGGAGGAAAACGAAGCATTAAAGCGATTAAGATCTGTGAAAGTAATGTGTACACCAGTTCATGTGGATGCATATGAAGAGCTAAAACAGATAGGGGGTGCCTAA
- the groL gene encoding chaperonin GroEL (60 kDa chaperone family; promotes refolding of misfolded polypeptides especially under stressful conditions; forms two stacked rings of heptamers to form a barrel-shaped 14mer; ends can be capped by GroES; misfolded proteins enter the barrel where they are refolded when GroES binds): MAKQIKFSEDARRSMLRGVETLANAVKVTLGPKGRNVVLEKKFGSPLITNDGVTIAKEIELEDAYENMGAQLVKEVATKTNDIAGDGTTTATVLAASMIREGLKNVTAGANPMVIRRGIDKAVRAAVEEIHSISKPVESKSAIAQVASISADDPEVGSLIAEAMEKVGKDGVITVEESKGFATELEVVEGMQFDRGYASPYMITDTDKMEAVLNNPFILITDKKIGNIQEVLPVLEQVVQSGKPLVIIAEDVEGEALATLVVNKLRGTFTAVAVKAPGFGDRRKAMLQDIATLTGGEVITEELGLDLKATKVEQLGRAAKVVVTKENTTIVEGSGEKAAIEGRVAQIRQQIEDTTSEFDREKLQERLAKLAGGVAVVKVGAATETELKEKKLRIEDALNSTRAAVEEGIVAGGGTTLISVMHAIEKLNLQGEEGLGAQIVLRALEEPVRQIAANAGLEGSVIVERLKKEELGIGFNAATEQWVNMIEEGIVDAAKVTRSALSNAASVAAMFLTTEAVVADKPEENKPAMPDMGAMGGMGGMGMM; the protein is encoded by the coding sequence ATGGCAAAACAAATCAAGTTCTCCGAAGATGCACGTCGCTCTATGTTGCGCGGTGTAGAAACTCTTGCAAATGCAGTTAAAGTAACACTTGGACCTAAAGGTCGTAACGTTGTTCTAGAAAAAAAATTCGGTTCTCCATTGATTACAAATGATGGTGTAACGATTGCAAAAGAAATCGAACTAGAAGATGCATACGAAAACATGGGTGCGCAATTGGTTAAAGAAGTTGCTACTAAAACCAACGATATCGCTGGTGACGGTACAACTACTGCAACTGTACTTGCTGCTTCCATGATTCGTGAAGGTCTAAAAAATGTAACTGCTGGTGCAAACCCAATGGTAATTCGTCGCGGTATAGATAAAGCTGTTCGTGCTGCTGTAGAAGAAATCCATTCTATTTCCAAACCAGTAGAAAGCAAATCTGCAATCGCACAAGTTGCTTCTATTTCTGCTGATGATCCTGAAGTAGGTAGCTTGATTGCTGAGGCTATGGAAAAAGTAGGAAAAGACGGCGTTATTACTGTTGAAGAATCCAAAGGTTTCGCAACAGAGCTTGAAGTGGTTGAAGGTATGCAATTCGACCGTGGATACGCTTCTCCTTACATGATCACTGATACTGATAAAATGGAAGCTGTTCTTAACAATCCGTTTATCTTAATCACTGATAAAAAAATCGGAAACATCCAAGAAGTATTGCCAGTACTTGAGCAGGTAGTACAAAGCGGTAAACCTTTAGTTATCATTGCTGAAGATGTTGAAGGCGAAGCTTTGGCTACTTTGGTAGTTAATAAATTGCGTGGTACTTTCACAGCAGTAGCGGTTAAAGCTCCTGGATTTGGTGATCGTCGTAAAGCGATGTTGCAAGATATCGCTACTCTTACTGGCGGTGAAGTAATCACTGAAGAATTGGGCCTTGATCTTAAAGCAACAAAAGTCGAACAATTGGGCCGTGCTGCGAAAGTTGTTGTTACTAAAGAAAACACAACGATCGTTGAAGGTTCTGGGGAAAAAGCAGCTATCGAAGGTCGTGTAGCTCAAATCCGTCAACAAATCGAAGACACTACATCTGAATTTGATCGTGAAAAATTGCAAGAGCGTCTAGCTAAATTAGCTGGTGGTGTTGCAGTTGTTAAAGTTGGTGCTGCTACAGAAACTGAGTTGAAAGAGAAAAAACTTCGTATTGAAGATGCTCTGAACTCTACTCGTGCGGCTGTAGAAGAAGGTATCGTAGCAGGTGGTGGTACAACACTAATTTCTGTTATGCATGCTATCGAGAAGCTAAACCTTCAAGGAGAAGAAGGTCTAGGTGCACAAATCGTTCTTCGTGCTTTGGAAGAGCCTGTACGCCAAATCGCAGCGAATGCTGGATTGGAAGGTTCCGTAATCGTAGAGCGTTTGAAAAAAGAAGAACTAGGTATTGGCTTCAATGCTGCTACTGAACAATGGGTAAATATGATTGAAGAGGGTATTGTAGACGCGGCTAAAGTAACTCGCTCTGCTCTATCTAATGCTGCTTCAGTTGCTGCTATGTTCTTAACTACAGAAGCGGTTGTTGCAGATAAACCAGAAGAAAATAAACCAGCAATGCCAGACATGGGTGCTATGGGTGGCATGGGCGGAATGGGTATGATGTAA
- a CDS encoding MogA/MoaB family molybdenum cofactor biosynthesis protein, with protein sequence MSGWKIGIITASDSIAGGEREDDRIQLVRGLVKQHLHTENIIYRCLPDDMEELKEHMIELVDREKCDILITTGGTGLSPRDVTPEVTSWVIDRPVPGLAEEMRRAGLKQSRRAMLTRAVAGTRGNSLIFNLPGNPKGVEVCFIAIADMLPDAVHILQGSEEAGEDWGGIGW encoded by the coding sequence ATGTCAGGATGGAAAATAGGTATCATTACGGCTAGTGATTCAATCGCTGGTGGGGAAAGAGAGGATGATCGAATTCAGTTGGTGCGCGGGTTAGTCAAACAGCACTTGCATACGGAAAACATTATTTATCGTTGTTTACCGGATGATATGGAAGAACTGAAGGAGCATATGATCGAATTGGTGGATCGAGAAAAATGCGATATTCTCATTACCACAGGTGGAACAGGATTGAGTCCGCGGGATGTTACACCAGAAGTAACGTCATGGGTAATTGATCGTCCAGTACCTGGCTTAGCGGAGGAGATGCGTCGTGCAGGTTTAAAGCAATCTCGCCGCGCTATGTTAACACGTGCTGTTGCAGGGACGAGGGGCAACAGTTTGATTTTTAATTTACCAGGAAACCCCAAAGGAGTCGAGGTCTGCTTTATAGCTATTGCAGACATGCTGCCGGACGCTGTGCATATTTTGCAGGGCTCAGAAGAAGCCGGTGAAGACTGGGGTGGAATTGGATGGTAG
- the tatC gene encoding twin-arginine translocase subunit TatC yields MGKQRDMTIWEHIGELRNRLLIVLLVFVIGLAVGLYYAGPVVMYLQQTPMANLSMNTLVSLKPSDALQVYMQFAFLVSMIMTTPVFLLQLWAFVKPGLKPHETKLTLSFIPVICLLFLVGLAFGYYVVFPLVVLFMTNINVQLGTPVMWGLGEYFSFMFNMIVPFGFLFELPILVILLTRLRIINPVRLSKIRRYAYFILAFIAIVITPPDFMSDFIVMIPLFVLYEISVFLSKVIYRRQLKEDEAWEREYGGVEVQADSEIK; encoded by the coding sequence ATGGGTAAACAAAGAGATATGACTATATGGGAACATATTGGCGAATTGCGTAATCGTCTTTTAATTGTTCTGCTCGTTTTTGTTATCGGATTAGCAGTGGGACTATACTACGCTGGGCCAGTTGTTATGTATCTACAGCAAACGCCTATGGCTAATCTTTCTATGAATACGTTAGTTTCCTTGAAGCCTTCCGATGCACTGCAGGTGTACATGCAGTTTGCTTTCTTGGTTTCGATGATAATGACTACACCCGTATTTTTGTTACAGCTATGGGCGTTTGTTAAACCAGGTTTAAAGCCACATGAAACAAAGCTAACCCTATCATTTATTCCCGTTATTTGTCTGTTGTTTCTAGTTGGATTAGCTTTTGGCTATTATGTTGTGTTCCCGTTAGTGGTTCTGTTTATGACGAACATTAACGTTCAGTTGGGTACTCCAGTCATGTGGGGATTAGGTGAGTATTTCTCTTTTATGTTTAATATGATTGTCCCTTTTGGATTTTTGTTTGAACTCCCGATCCTGGTGATTTTACTAACAAGGCTACGAATCATCAATCCGGTAAGGCTGTCTAAAATAAGAAGATATGCATATTTTATTTTAGCCTTTATTGCGATTGTGATTACACCCCCTGACTTCATGAGTGACTTTATCGTAATGATTCCGTTATTTGTTTTGTATGAGATTAGTGTGTTTCTGTCCAAAGTCATTTATCGTCGACAGTTGAAAGAGGATGAGGCATGGGAACGTGAATACGGTGGCGTGGAGGTTCAGGCTGATTCTGAAATTAAATAG
- a CDS encoding AAA family ATPase, which translates to MSMIQMDRPHHSIEDLILNIEKVLIGKRKMIELGLVALLAKGHVLLEDVPGVGKTMFVRALAKSIGGEFKRIQFTPDLLPTDVTGVSIYNQKTMEFEFRKGPLFANVVLADEINRTSPKTQSALLEAMEEHSVTIDGNTYELNQPFFVMATQNPLEYEGTFPLPEAQLDRFLLQLQLGYPTEKEEMAILTRMGAIHPIESLKAVISVQEIVQLQAMITQIKVTDSVKEYMVRLSQKTRSNPSVYLGISPRGTLALCRAAQAYAFIQGRDYVIPDDVKVLVPPIFRHRLILKPEVRMDGETPERFISRLLQETRVPVH; encoded by the coding sequence ATGAGTATGATCCAGATGGATCGTCCCCATCACTCTATAGAAGATCTAATACTGAATATTGAAAAAGTCCTTATCGGTAAAAGAAAAATGATAGAACTTGGCTTGGTTGCTTTATTGGCAAAAGGTCATGTTTTACTAGAGGATGTACCTGGTGTAGGAAAAACAATGTTTGTACGTGCGTTAGCTAAATCGATTGGTGGAGAATTTAAACGGATTCAATTTACTCCAGATCTCCTTCCTACTGATGTAACGGGTGTATCCATTTACAATCAAAAAACAATGGAGTTTGAATTCCGTAAAGGGCCTCTGTTTGCAAATGTGGTACTTGCTGATGAAATTAACCGCACCTCACCAAAAACGCAATCTGCCCTATTAGAGGCGATGGAGGAGCACTCTGTAACGATTGATGGCAATACCTATGAGTTAAATCAGCCATTTTTTGTTATGGCGACACAGAACCCTCTTGAATACGAAGGAACATTTCCGCTTCCAGAGGCACAGCTAGATCGTTTTTTGTTGCAACTGCAGCTTGGGTATCCAACAGAAAAAGAAGAAATGGCCATTCTAACTCGTATGGGTGCTATTCACCCTATAGAGAGCTTGAAGGCTGTTATTAGTGTACAAGAAATCGTTCAATTACAAGCGATGATTACTCAAATCAAAGTAACAGACTCAGTGAAAGAGTATATGGTAAGGCTTTCTCAGAAAACAAGGAGCAACCCAAGCGTCTACTTAGGAATTAGCCCTCGTGGAACATTGGCTCTATGCCGGGCTGCCCAAGCTTATGCTTTTATCCAAGGACGTGATTACGTTATCCCAGACGATGTAAAGGTGCTAGTACCTCCTATCTTTAGACATCGCCTAATTTTGAAGCCAGAGGTACGAATGGATGGAGAAACACCGGAGCGCTTCATCAGCCGGTTGTTACAGGAGACACGAGTTCCTGTACATTGA
- a CDS encoding molybdopterin-binding protein, whose product MVEKPNFKVVPVREAVGMILPHDMTQILPGEFKGRLFKKGHVIKAEDIEPLLSIGKEHIYIMDMPPGFIHEEEAGQRIAQAVAGTNLLFTEPYEGKVSMKAKTNGLCKINEQAVHTLNELEGIALSTILTNQVVTEGQSVAATRIIPLIMKEENILVLERLAKQFEEPIVDVLPIPARRVGVVTTGSEVYQGRIQDKFGPAIRAKVEALGSQVVEQRFAPDDKEMIQHEIEYFLSQGVDLICVTGGMSVDPDDKTPGAIAGVGSDVIRYGTPMLPGSMLMIAYKGDIPILGLPGAVMHEPVTSFDVFLPRILYGERIQESDMTRLGYGGLRKC is encoded by the coding sequence ATGGTAGAGAAGCCGAACTTTAAAGTCGTGCCTGTCCGCGAAGCGGTGGGCATGATTTTGCCTCATGATATGACGCAGATTTTACCCGGGGAATTCAAGGGTAGGCTGTTTAAAAAAGGGCATGTTATTAAAGCAGAAGACATAGAACCACTGCTTTCTATAGGAAAAGAGCATATTTATATTATGGATATGCCTCCGGGCTTTATCCATGAAGAAGAAGCAGGTCAAAGAATTGCCCAAGCTGTTGCAGGTACAAATCTTCTTTTCACAGAGCCTTACGAAGGTAAGGTTTCAATGAAGGCAAAAACGAACGGACTTTGTAAAATCAATGAGCAGGCCGTTCATACTTTAAATGAATTAGAAGGTATAGCCCTTTCCACTATCCTAACGAATCAAGTGGTAACAGAGGGACAGTCTGTGGCTGCTACTCGCATTATCCCTTTGATTATGAAAGAAGAAAACATTCTCGTTTTAGAACGTTTGGCTAAGCAGTTTGAAGAGCCAATCGTGGATGTGCTGCCCATTCCTGCTCGTAGGGTAGGAGTGGTTACGACAGGAAGTGAGGTTTATCAGGGACGAATCCAAGATAAGTTTGGTCCTGCTATTAGAGCTAAGGTAGAAGCGCTAGGCTCTCAGGTAGTTGAGCAACGTTTTGCCCCAGATGATAAAGAGATGATACAACATGAGATAGAGTATTTCCTGTCACAAGGAGTTGATCTCATCTGTGTAACAGGCGGTATGTCTGTTGATCCAGATGATAAAACACCCGGGGCAATTGCTGGTGTAGGCTCTGATGTTATACGGTATGGTACGCCAATGTTGCCTGGTTCTATGCTAATGATCGCCTATAAAGGAGATATTCCTATTCTAGGGTTACCTGGCGCGGTGATGCATGAGCCTGTTACGTCGTTTGATGTTTTTTTGCCTAGAATCCTATACGGAGAGCGCATCCAAGAAAGTGATATGACACGACTTGGTTATGGTGGTTTACGGAAGTGTTAA
- the tatA gene encoding twin-arginine translocase TatA/TatE family subunit has protein sequence MSGIGASGFIILIILAIIFFGPKKLPELGRAMGSTLREFKKATSGLANDDFDESKKEKPAEQQLVAATAKPADTVETSEKIDREKLEREIRERLERERLEKEIRAKIEQERKEASSSSEPKA, from the coding sequence ATGAGTGGAATTGGAGCTTCAGGTTTTATTATACTGATCATTTTAGCGATCATCTTTTTTGGACCTAAAAAGCTACCAGAGTTAGGCAGAGCTATGGGCAGTACTTTGCGAGAGTTCAAAAAAGCTACAAGTGGACTTGCTAATGATGATTTTGACGAGAGTAAAAAAGAGAAACCAGCCGAACAGCAATTGGTAGCAGCGACTGCTAAACCAGCGGATACAGTGGAGACCTCCGAGAAAATTGACCGTGAAAAGCTAGAGCGTGAAATTCGTGAGCGTTTGGAACGCGAGCGTCTAGAAAAGGAGATTCGCGCAAAAATCGAACAGGAGCGTAAAGAAGCGTCCTCTTCCAGCGAACCAAAAGCGTAA
- the groES gene encoding co-chaperone GroES, giving the protein MLKPLGDRVVLEPISKEETTASGIVLPDTAKEKPQEGRIVAVGSGRIENGERIALEVKEGDKVIFSKYAGTEVKLDNKEYLVLRESDILAVIG; this is encoded by the coding sequence GTGTTGAAGCCATTAGGTGATCGTGTCGTACTTGAACCAATTTCTAAAGAAGAAACAACTGCTAGTGGTATTGTTTTGCCTGATACTGCAAAGGAAAAACCACAAGAAGGTCGAATTGTTGCAGTGGGTTCTGGTCGCATTGAAAACGGTGAGCGTATCGCCCTTGAAGTAAAAGAAGGCGATAAAGTAATCTTCTCTAAATATGCTGGTACAGAAGTTAAACTGGACAACAAAGAATATTTGGTACTTCGTGAGTCCGATATTTTGGCAGTTATCGGCTAA
- a CDS encoding CAP domain-containing protein, which translates to MPKKSWFLVSALGLSLFVLLQTSTQASSGMKSHMRMIFSPLFTKTSTLHASDSDKAKGTSADVIETVKETTKAVFLTTLTPGHTASAKSPLQQNQQIVTPSMKQVLSTVEKRDAPTKPLFSDPILFGVSLHMSSQQVEATLGIPDRQEPSLFGYEWWIYNKNPDRYVQVGILKGKVVDVFSNSPKAALTNQIRIGTSYDTLKKSYSLQERVTFSYEDTFVEIKNDRAQRPLQLVGDIPVLFYLDKHNQQKVTGIRLIDKLVLLQGGFYETKWTYTGEAPNFTPPTPDAKSQEEINRAMERQILDLTNVMRYRYQIPPLRWNEKAAITARNHSIDMQRNQYFDHISVTTGLSPFDRLKKNGLSYRMAGENIAAGFPDAIEASQSWLNSLGHRKNVLEKQFEELGVGVFSDYFTENFVTLFTTK; encoded by the coding sequence ATGCCTAAAAAAAGCTGGTTTCTTGTTTCAGCTCTTGGACTTTCACTTTTTGTTTTGTTGCAAACAAGCACGCAAGCCTCATCCGGAATGAAAAGTCATATGAGGATGATCTTCTCTCCTCTTTTTACGAAAACAAGCACGCTACATGCATCAGACTCTGACAAAGCCAAGGGTACTTCTGCTGATGTGATTGAAACAGTAAAAGAAACAACGAAAGCCGTTTTCCTGACAACGCTGACACCTGGGCACACCGCATCTGCTAAATCGCCCCTTCAGCAAAATCAACAAATAGTCACCCCTTCTATGAAGCAAGTTTTATCTACCGTGGAAAAAAGAGACGCCCCAACGAAGCCCCTTTTTTCTGATCCTATTCTTTTTGGAGTCTCCTTGCATATGAGTTCTCAGCAGGTGGAAGCCACATTAGGTATCCCTGATCGTCAAGAACCAAGCTTATTTGGATATGAATGGTGGATTTATAACAAGAATCCTGACCGTTATGTACAGGTGGGCATTTTAAAGGGGAAAGTAGTAGATGTCTTTTCTAATAGTCCGAAAGCCGCATTAACCAATCAAATACGTATTGGCACTTCATACGATACGCTCAAAAAGAGCTATTCGTTACAGGAGCGCGTTACCTTTTCTTATGAGGATACATTTGTAGAAATAAAAAATGATCGAGCACAGCGACCGTTACAGCTTGTAGGTGATATTCCTGTCTTATTTTACTTGGACAAGCATAATCAACAGAAGGTTACTGGCATCCGCCTCATCGACAAGCTAGTTCTGCTTCAGGGTGGATTCTACGAAACGAAGTGGACTTATACAGGGGAAGCACCCAATTTCACTCCCCCTACCCCTGATGCTAAAAGTCAGGAGGAGATTAATCGAGCGATGGAACGGCAGATATTAGATTTAACCAATGTCATGCGCTATCGCTATCAAATTCCACCATTACGTTGGAACGAAAAAGCAGCCATTACAGCCCGTAATCATAGCATCGATATGCAGCGCAATCAGTATTTTGATCATATTTCCGTAACAACAGGCTTATCTCCATTTGATCGACTGAAGAAAAATGGTCTGTCCTATCGAATGGCAGGAGAAAATATTGCCGCAGGATTTCCTGATGCTATAGAGGCCTCTCAAAGCTGGTTAAATAGCCTGGGGCATCGTAAAAATGTGCTTGAAAAGCAATTTGAAGAGCTAGGTGTAGGCGTCTTTTCTGACTACTTTACCGAAAACTTCGTTACGCTCTTTACAACCAAATAA